The proteins below are encoded in one region of Triticum aestivum cultivar Chinese Spring chromosome 1B, IWGSC CS RefSeq v2.1, whole genome shotgun sequence:
- the LOC123134325 gene encoding potassium channel AKT2, whose amino-acid sequence MKISSIKSTSSGGTSAASGSSTGFGSGSGASRSFNLRNLSKLMLPPLGSSLSQSTSDSDKRVVSPLDSRYRCWETFMVILVAYSAWVYPFEVAFMDARPKGGLEVADMVVDIFFAVDIVLTFFVAYIDSRTQLLVRDRRRITFRYLSTFFIMDVASTIPYQGIAYLVNGEVREGMVYSLLGLLRLWRLRKVKQFFTRLEKDIRFSYFWVRCARLIAVTLFLVHCAGCLYYLLADRYPDRDKTWIGAVIPNFRQESLWIRYISSIYWSITTMTTVGYGDLHAQNNLEMIFNIFYMLFNLGLTAYLIGNMTNLVVEGTRRTMEFRNSIRAASNFVCRNHLPPRLQQQILAYMCLKFRAESLNQQQLMDQLPKSICKSICEHLFLPVVKEVYLFKGISREAQLLLVTKTKPEYIPPKEDVIVQNEAADDVYVVVSGEVEIIYFNGEREEVMGKLGTMDIFGEVSALSDRPQTFTFRTRTLSQLLRLKQATLREVMQSKPDDSALIVRNFLKHQIEVHDMKDLLGESTGAGGSGNIVPCNLLTVAATGNAGFLEDLLKVGMDPDVGDSKGRTALHIAASKRYEGCVQALLMHGCNVHIKDAQGNTALWQAIAARHHKVFSNLYHIARVSNPRAGGDLLCLAARRGDVDTLRELLKHGLDVDSEDHDGATALRVALSEGQADAARFLVMSGASMDKADLDGDGSAPRQTTVPAAELRELVKRREVGHPITIYDSPASTVTAASSSSGELRQGRLQGSARSDSAHWPRVSIYKGHPFVRNHSSEAGKLINLPATMEGFKTIIGEKLKVDAEKALILNGEGAEIDSLDVIRDNDKLFIVTEEHMRMVASMDSSVALSHTSSVGSAVSVAHVI is encoded by the exons GGCGTGGGTGTACCCGTTCGAGGTGGCCTTCATGGACGCCAGGCCCAAGGGGGGCCTGGAGGTGGCCGACATGGTCGTCGACATCTTCTTCGCCGTCGACATCGTCCTCACCTTCTTCGTCGCCTACATCGACTCCAGGACGCAGCTCCTCGTCCGCGACAGGAGGAGGATAACCTTCAG GTATCTGTCGACGTTCTTCATCATGGACGTGGCGTCGACGATTCCGTACCAGGGCATAGCCTACCTCGTCAACGGCGAGGTCAGGGAAGGCATGGTGTACAGCCTGCTCGGCCTGCTCCGGCTCTGGCGTCTCAGGAAGGTCAAGCAGTTCTTCACAAG GCTGGAGAAGGACATCAGGTTCAGCTACTTCTGGGTACGCTGCGCGCGGCTCATCGCGGTGACGCTGTTCCTGGTGCACTGCGCCGGGTGCCTGTACTACCTGCTGGCGGACCGGTACCCGGACCGGGACAAGACCTGGATCGGCGCCGTGATCCCCAACTTCCGGCAGGAGAGCCTATGGATCCGCTACATCTCCTCCATCTACTGGTCCATCACCACCATGACCACCGTCGGCTACGGCGACCTGCACGCCCAGAACAACCTCGAGATGATTTTCAACATCTTCTACATGCTCTTCAACCTCGGCCTCACCGCCTATCTCATCGGCAACATGACCAACCTCGTCGTCGAGGGCACGCGCCGCACCATGGAGTTC AGGAACAGCATTCGCGCGGCGTCCAACTTCGTGTGCCGAAACCACCTGCCGCCGCGGCTGCAGCAGCAGATCCTGGCCTACATGTGCCTCAAGTTCAGGGCGGAGAGCCTGAACCAGCAGCAGCTCATGGACCAGTTGCCCAAGTCCATCTGCAAGAGCATCTGCGAGCACCTCTTCCTCCCCGTGGTCAAGGAGGTGTACCTCTTCAAGGGCATCTCCAGGGAGGCGCAGCTGCTCCTGGTCACCAAGACCAAGCCGGAGTACATACCGCCCAAGGAGGACGTGATCGTGCAGAACGAGGCGGCGGACGACGTGTACGTCGTCGTGTCCGGCGAGGTGGAGATCATATACTTCAACGGCGAGCGGGAGGAGGTGATGGGAAAGCTGGGGACCATGGACATCTTTGGCGAGGTGAGCGCCCTGAGCGACCGCCCGCAGACCTTCACGTTCCGCACCAGGACGCTGAGCCAGCTGCTGCGGCTGAAGCAGGCCACCCTTAGGGAGGTCATGCAGAGCAAGCCCGACGACAGCGCCCTCATCGTCAGGAACTTCCTTAAG CATCAGATTGAGGTGCATGACATGAAGGACCTGCTGGGCGAGAGCACCGGAGCGGGCGGCAGCGGCAACATCGTCCCGTGCAATCTGCTGACGGTCGCCGCCACGGGGAACGCTGGCTTCCTTGAGGACCTCCTCAAGGTCGGGATGGACCCCGACGTCGGTGACTCCAAGGGAAGAACCGCGCTG CACATCGCGGCGTCAAAGAGGTACGAGGGCTGCGTGCAGGCTCTGCTCATGCACGGGTGCAACGTCCACATCAAAG ACGCGCAGGGCAACACGGCGCTGTGGCAGGCCATCGCGGCGCGGCACCACAAGGTGTTCAGTAACCTGTACCACATCGCGCGCGTCTCGAACCCGCGCGCCGGCGGCGACCTACTCTGCCTCGCCGCGCGGCGCGGCGACGTCGACACGCTCCGCGAGCTCCTCAAGCACGGCCTGGACGTGGACTCCGAGGACCATGACGGCGCCACCGCGCTGCGCGTCGCGCTGTCCGAGGGTCAGGCCGACGCGGCCAGGTTCCTCGTCATGAGCGGGGCCAGCATGGACAAGGCGGACCTCGACGGCGACGGCTCCGCCCCGCGGCAGACCACGGTGCCGGCGGCCGAGCTGCGGGAGCTCGTGAAGAGACGGGAGGTCGGCCACCCGATCACCATCTACGACTCGCCGGCGAGCACCGTCACGGCCGCCAGCTCGTCGTCCGGGGAGCTTAGACAGGGGAGGCTCCAGGGCAGCGCGAGATCGGACAGCGCGCACTGGCCTCGGGTGAGCATCTACAAGGGCCATCCGTTCGTGAGAAACCACAGCTCCGAAGCCGGCAAGCTCATCAATCTTCCCGCCACGATGGAGGGGTTCAAAACCATCATCG GAGAGAAGCTGAAAGTGGACGCGGAGAAGGCGCTGATCCTGAATGGCGAAGGGGCGGAGATCGACTCGCTGGACGTGATCCGGGACAACGACAAGCTGTTCATCGTCACCGAAGAGCACATGAGGATGGTGGCATCAATGGATTCCTCTGTTGCTTTATCGCACACATCGTCTGTAGGTTCAGCTGTTTCAGTAGCACATGTCATATAA